One window from the genome of Salvia miltiorrhiza cultivar Shanhuang (shh) chromosome 7, IMPLAD_Smil_shh, whole genome shotgun sequence encodes:
- the LOC130995995 gene encoding 10 kDa chaperonin, mitochondrial-like, producing MAARRLIPTLNRVLVEKIIPPSKTTAGILLPEKSSKLNSGKVVAVGPGLRDKAGNNIPAAVKEGDTVLLPEYGGTQVKLGEKEYHLYRDEDILGTLHD from the exons ATGGCGGCGAGGCGTCTGATTCCAACTCTCAATAGAGTTCTCGTGGAGAAAATCATCCCACCGTCCAAAACCACCGCCGGAATTCTCCTCCCGGAAAAATCATCCAAG TTGAACTCTGGTAAAGTAGTTGCTGTTGGACCTGGGCTGCGCGACAAAGCAGGGAATAATATCCCAGCTGCTGTCAAAGAAGGCGACACAGTTCTCTTGCCGGAATATGGTGGAACCCAAGTGAAATTGGGCGAAAAAGA GTATCATTTGTACAGAGATGAAGATATATTGGGCACTTTGCATGACTGA